The Sphaerochaeta globosa str. Buddy region CAACGAAGATCAGGCTCTCATGCCTCTCTACTACTACGTAACAATCAACATGATCGATACCAACAAGTGGGGTGGATGGCATACCAACACCATGGATTACCATCCGGTCAAGGACGTCTACAAGAAGTAGTTGTCAGATTATTGCCTTTTCGATCCCCAGGGTTTCCTGGGGATCTTTTTTTGCCTTGAGCCCTTTCTTGACATTCATTGACTCTCTTTCTAGAATAAAATTAATTGGATGAATTGGATGCAAAGGAAGGGGCTCATGTGCAGGTTTCAGGCAGGTTTGCCTAAGTTGCGAGTTCTTATCGTCCTGTTTTTTTGTCTCATCAGCATTCCCTTTCCACATTACAAATGCAACCCTTTTGAACTGACGGCGGAGAACACCCCTTCCCAAATCCAAGCAGTCACACAAATCATCCCGTATGACTTCATCAGTGAGACAGTGCAAGCCCAATCCAATCACGGAAAAGTAATCAGGGAACTTTGGGTGGGTGTAGCTTACGCCTTGGTCGGAATCGCGGTCTCATTCAGGCATCGCAGACACGAACACCTCTCAGACAGCATCCCCACCTCCAGGGAATTTCTTTTGAATTGCATACATGACCAAGATGGGAAAAAGCGCTGATACTTGTTCACTATCGAGGGTGGACCGAGAGGTCTTCCTGCTTTCATAGAGAACAAACATAGGTGCACAGCACCCTACAAGGTAGGTTTTTGTATGATTACCATCATTCAGTTATTTGCGATTGCAATTTCAGTTCTTGCATTCGGTATGGCCCTCTGGTTGTATACCTGGGTCAAAGCACAGCCAGCAGGCAACAGTAAGGTAGAAAGTATCGGACAGTATATTCAACGAGGGGCCAATACCTTTTTGAAGAAAGAGTATGCAATCCTCGCCCGTTTTGCCGGTATCGTTGCCATCTTGATTCTCTTGTTCATTCCCGCTCCGATTTGGAAGGGGTCAACCCAAAATATCGTAATGGCCGTTGCGTTTCTTGTAGGTGCGACCTTCTCAGCCCTTGCCGGAAAGGTTGGCATCCAGGTAGCCACCATTGCCAACCGCAAGGCTGCTGCAGCATCACAGACCGGCATTAGGTATGCCTTCCTCGCAGGATTCAGGGGAGGAGCAGTCATGGGCATGGCAGTAGTCGGTACCAGTTTGCTGGGAGTAACTGCAGTATTCATGCTCACCTTTGATGCAACCGCCATTCTTGGTTTCAGCTTTGGTGCAAGTTCTCTTGCCCTGTTTGCAAAGGCTGGTGGCGGTATTTTCACCAAGACAGCTGACATCAGCGCTGATTTGGTCGGGAAAATTGAACTGGGTATCCCCGAGGACGATCCTCGAAACCCTGCTGTTATTGCAGATAATGTTGGGGACAATGTAGGAGATGTGGCAGGTATGGGAGCAGACCTGTTCGATTCAAACGTTGCGAGCCTAGCTGCTGCTTTAGTCATTGGCCTCTCCCTCGACAGCAGCTTCTCAGCTAAGAATGTCACTACGGTATTCTGCTTTGCATCTCTTGGCCTTCTGTCCTCCATCATCGGAGTCGGGACAGCAAAAATGGGTAAGTCGGATAATCCCAACCATGCTCTGAACAGCAGTACCTATGTAACTACCGCCTTATATGCCATCCTTACCGCTGTAGCAACCCAAGTGCTTGGATTCTCTTGGCGAATTTGGGCGGCTGCCGCCATCGGTCTGGGTGTTGGAACCATAATCGGTATTGTCAGCGATTACTTTACCAACGATGAAAAGAAACCGGTCCATTTCGTTGCCAAGGCTTCTGAATCTGGTCCGGCTTTTACGATTCTTAGCGGTGTTTCTTATGGGTTTTTGAGTGTACTTCCTGCCATGGTGGGAATTGCGGTGGCAGCATTGGCAGCCTACCTCGTCTGTGACCCGCTCGGACCCGGTTACGCCATGTTTGGAATCTCAATGTCTGCAGTCGGTATGCTCTCCATCGTCGGTATGATCATCTCCAACGACGCCTATGGCCCCATCGTTGACAATGCCAGGGGTTTGGTGGAGATGGCGTTGTTGGGCGATAAGGCGCTTGGGAT contains the following coding sequences:
- a CDS encoding sodium-translocating pyrophosphatase codes for the protein MITIIQLFAIAISVLAFGMALWLYTWVKAQPAGNSKVESIGQYIQRGANTFLKKEYAILARFAGIVAILILLFIPAPIWKGSTQNIVMAVAFLVGATFSALAGKVGIQVATIANRKAAAASQTGIRYAFLAGFRGGAVMGMAVVGTSLLGVTAVFMLTFDATAILGFSFGASSLALFAKAGGGIFTKTADISADLVGKIELGIPEDDPRNPAVIADNVGDNVGDVAGMGADLFDSNVASLAAALVIGLSLDSSFSAKNVTTVFCFASLGLLSSIIGVGTAKMGKSDNPNHALNSSTYVTTALYAILTAVATQVLGFSWRIWAAAAIGLGVGTIIGIVSDYFTNDEKKPVHFVAKASESGPAFTILSGVSYGFLSVLPAMVGIAVAALAAYLVCDPLGPGYAMFGISMSAVGMLSIVGMIISNDAYGPIVDNARGLVEMALLGDKALGITDSLDSAGNTVKAVTKGFAIAAAGLTVIALLGAFMTEVNATANALGMGMQFLTGFDIMNPVVFFGLLVGTAIPAVFSAMLILGVDRNAQRMIAEIHRQFKTIKGLKEGVEGVVPEYDRCIDIAAVGALKELIPAGFMAIISTLLVGFIGGVQAIGGFLTGNIVSGLLLALFMSNSGGLWDNTKKYIESGKLGGRGSDAHKAAVVGDTVGDPFKDTAGPSINTQITVVSLISSLMSTVFLTTSLF